From the Oleiphilus messinensis genome, one window contains:
- a CDS encoding YbjQ family protein, translating to MNKLLISNIEVIPGKKTVQHLGLVQGSTVRAKHAGKDIMAGLKNIFGGELSAYTDLLSESRQEALDRMTEQARAIGANAVINVRFSTSSITAGASEILAYGTAVVLEDK from the coding sequence GTGAACAAGCTATTGATCAGCAACATTGAAGTAATACCCGGCAAGAAAACCGTGCAACACCTCGGATTGGTACAAGGCAGCACCGTTCGGGCCAAACACGCTGGAAAAGATATCATGGCCGGATTGAAGAATATTTTTGGCGGTGAACTCAGTGCCTACACTGATTTGCTCTCCGAGTCACGCCAGGAAGCACTGGATCGCATGACAGAACAAGCCAGGGCCATCGGTGCCAATGCAGTCATCAACGTGCGCTTTTCGACTTCGTCCATCACCGCTGGCGCTTCGGAAATTCTGGCGTACGGCACTGCGGTTGTACTCGAAGACAAATAG
- a CDS encoding DUF4214 domain-containing protein produces the protein MATQSSIDLSQLMYVAYYGRPGDPAGINFWAEQFDASEDLTAALSAFGTSQEFTDNFGTLTATELVNGLYVQLFNRDSEPAGRDFWVGEYESGQSTLASIALNIAQGARGTDESTITNKITVANTFTTRVEQTQYDYSADDIATIREILAAVDEFEGSVSAAIDDFGVFFPDAGTTINVNGSGAFDAAADDYLFLLAEGEYNYTISGFSSGDQLNFAHDSMPTIINPSLSDGEIDLIIGSDAGLVEIKLTGVPAEADQMIFSYESFNAAFGDGSLM, from the coding sequence ATGGCAACACAAAGTTCAATCGACTTGAGTCAGCTGATGTACGTGGCCTACTACGGGCGTCCCGGTGATCCAGCCGGGATCAATTTCTGGGCCGAACAATTCGACGCGTCGGAAGATCTGACAGCGGCCTTGTCTGCCTTTGGCACCTCCCAGGAATTTACCGATAATTTTGGCACGTTAACGGCCACCGAACTCGTAAATGGTCTTTACGTGCAACTGTTCAATCGGGATTCCGAACCTGCCGGTCGGGACTTTTGGGTCGGTGAATACGAGTCCGGGCAATCCACCCTCGCCTCAATCGCGCTGAATATTGCCCAGGGTGCGCGAGGGACAGACGAGTCCACTATTACCAACAAAATCACGGTCGCAAATACCTTCACAACCCGGGTCGAACAGACCCAGTATGACTACTCGGCCGACGACATTGCGACCATTCGGGAAATACTGGCCGCAGTGGACGAATTTGAGGGCAGCGTGAGTGCCGCAATTGATGACTTTGGTGTATTTTTCCCGGATGCGGGTACAACCATCAATGTCAATGGGAGTGGTGCATTCGATGCTGCAGCGGATGATTATCTGTTTCTGCTGGCTGAAGGTGAATATAACTATACCATTTCCGGCTTCTCAAGCGGTGACCAATTGAACTTTGCCCATGACAGCATGCCAACCATCATCAACCCGTCACTCAGTGATGGTGAAATCGACCTGATCATCGGATCGGATGCCGGACTGGTGGAAATTAAACTCACCGGTGTCCCCGCCGAGGCAGACCAAATGATTTTCAGTTACGAAAGCTTTAATGCCGCCTTCGGCGACGGCTCGCTGATGTAA